A part of Verrucomicrobiota bacterium genomic DNA contains:
- a CDS encoding four-carbon acid sugar kinase family protein, with protein MAPAIVIVADDLTGAADCGAVYTEAGLDTVVVFGEVLRAWDCAADVTAVDADTRRAPPELAATVTERIVRELCSGSPAPILYKKIDSTLRGNFAVEIAAARRAYGDSRGSAKAGPATISPAPFTIVAPAFPATGRTTRDGRMFVQGVPMEEGDVWRKEKLSGIADVSAILRARTGLRVETVPLEVVRAGVQSTADILTGYAASGVEAVVCDADLDDDLSAVAQAAARLNPLPVFAGSAGLARHLPAALGLIRKHPADCRMRPGFVSVDAAASRSEAPARTRGPLLFVIGSVSEVARAQLDRLALEPGITIVTVPPAALRAGPGENAWQAAVRQADEALDAQRDVAIVIGTAGEINLDDGAVLSKALAQLVLLLMPRQAGLFCTGGETARAVFDAAGISGIRLAGEVEPGVPLGTGVGDYTRIPIITKAGAFGHPETLVRCRAALGGFP; from the coding sequence ATGGCCCCCGCAATCGTCATTGTGGCCGATGACCTGACCGGCGCTGCCGACTGCGGCGCAGTCTACACCGAAGCGGGGTTGGACACCGTGGTCGTTTTTGGCGAAGTTCTTCGCGCTTGGGATTGCGCTGCCGACGTTACCGCCGTCGATGCCGATACCCGGCGCGCCCCGCCCGAGCTGGCCGCCACGGTCACGGAAAGGATTGTCCGCGAGCTGTGCTCAGGCAGTCCGGCGCCCATTCTTTACAAGAAGATCGATTCCACCCTGCGCGGCAACTTCGCGGTCGAGATCGCTGCGGCTCGCCGCGCGTACGGTGACTCGCGCGGTTCCGCCAAGGCCGGTCCGGCAACGATCTCCCCGGCGCCGTTCACCATCGTCGCCCCCGCCTTCCCGGCAACCGGCCGGACGACGCGGGACGGCCGGATGTTCGTTCAGGGCGTACCGATGGAGGAGGGCGATGTTTGGCGGAAGGAGAAGTTGTCCGGCATCGCCGATGTATCCGCCATCCTGCGGGCGCGTACCGGGCTGCGCGTCGAGACGGTGCCCCTCGAGGTTGTCCGTGCCGGTGTGCAATCCACGGCGGATATCTTGACCGGGTACGCTGCGTCCGGCGTTGAGGCCGTCGTCTGCGACGCCGATCTGGACGATGATTTATCGGCGGTGGCCCAGGCTGCCGCCCGGCTGAACCCGTTGCCCGTCTTTGCCGGCTCGGCCGGGCTTGCCCGCCACCTGCCGGCCGCACTCGGGCTGATTCGGAAACATCCGGCCGACTGCAGAATGAGGCCCGGTTTCGTCAGCGTTGACGCTGCTGCTTCCCGGTCTGAAGCGCCGGCCCGGACCAGGGGTCCGCTGCTGTTTGTAATCGGTAGCGTGTCCGAGGTTGCGCGCGCGCAGTTGGATCGCCTGGCGCTTGAACCCGGCATAACGATCGTGACCGTGCCCCCTGCGGCGCTGCGGGCCGGCCCGGGGGAGAATGCATGGCAGGCTGCAGTGCGACAGGCGGACGAGGCCCTTGACGCGCAGCGTGACGTCGCCATCGTCATTGGAACCGCCGGCGAAATCAATCTCGATGATGGCGCGGTTCTGAGTAAAGCGCTCGCGCAATTAGTCCTTTTATTGATGCCGCGCCAGGCCGGGCTCTTCTGTACCGGGGGTGAGACGGCCCGTGCCGTGTTTGATGCTGCCGGCATCTCAGGTATCCGGCTGGCCGGTGAAGTTGAGCCGGGCGTACCGCTCGGCACCGGCGTGGGCGATTACACCCGTATCCCGATCATCACCAAGGCAGGCGCGTTCGGCCATCCGGAGACGCTGGTGCGCTGTCGCGCCGCCCTGGGCGGTTTTCCTTGA